The genomic stretch ACCTGCACAAAATAGGTGCCTACATGTTTGCTGAGTGAACATAGTTGTCTGTGTGCACatgttcatacacacacattttatttaGAAATGTCATTGTCAAGACTTTCTATGCTATTCTATCCACTATCAACAGAGATGGTAAAATTTCCCTTTGGATAAAAGGACAGGCAAAACAGAATAATCTCCTTATGCATAACTCTCATTGTGTTATTATTCTGCTCAGTAACCTTCAGTGTCTCCCAGGTGTCTACAGAATAAAGTTGAAATTCTTTAGACTCTCCCTGATCTGGGACTACTTTACCTTTCCAACCTTGGCTCACATTGGAACCTTCCAAACTAGACTACTCATCATCCTTCAATCTCATTCTACTCAGCCCAGGTACCACCCCAGGCCAACCTCCCTGCGAGGAGTGTTATAAACTGTACCTTTTCATAGTCTTCATCTGAATCCTCACAGCTGGTATCAAACTTAGCTGAGACTGAAGGTTTCTCAAAGGAAAAGCTTCTGAAACTCTGCCCATCTGGTGGGGATCTCCTGGAAAGAACAACTCAACTGTGAAGACTGATGGTTACCATGATTAACACTCTCCCCACCAAGTTGACTTGTAGGAggccagagttggaagggtcttTGGAGATGATCTTGTTTGGCCCTCCTCTAATTTGGAAATCTGGTCGAGGGTCGTATAGCTATGTTGTGGCAGAGTGGGGCCTAGAACCCACATCTCTCGGTGTTCTTTCCTCCAGATTGCCTCCCAGAGCAAATCTCCACTGAGTTCTGAGATGGCACATTATGTCCCTGGGCCCTGTGCTACTGACCCCTTAGAGTCAACACATCAAACTAAGCATCCCTTTCCAAACAGTGCTGATTGCAAAGAAagacattttcttccttctataaATAGGGACTGGAAGTCAATATAACATAAACTGGTTGGAGACtgatctaattctttttttaaaatattttttttcagggtaatgaaggttaagtgacttgctcagggtcacacagctagtaagtgtcaagtgtctgaggccagatttgaactctggtcctcctgaatccagggccagtgctttctccactgtgtcacctagctgcctccaaagtatttctttttccttactgATCTAATTCTAAGGGTTTCTGTGATCTGGATTTGcctacttcctagctatgtgatcttaggcaagttactttagtttgctgaacctcagtttcctcctctgtaaaatgaggacatagaTTCAGAAATCATAAACCTATCTATGATTTTTATCAGATCTTAGGGCCCACTCAGGAATATCATAACCCTTTTACAACATCAGGGGACAGCTCTTGTGAATAACTTGGGGGGGGAACCCCACAACTGGTGGCTAGCCTCTCTGAGCTTAGCTGGGCTGGAAGACAGGTGTGCTCTGTCAGAACTTGTACTCTGCCAGGAAATCCTTAAGTCATAAAGCCCTATGCCAACACATGTCTTCATTATCCTAAAGTTCATTGAGGCTTTGAGAGCAACAACCAACTTCTTGGTGGTGAGGAAGGCTTCCATTGAGAAAAAACTGAACTATGATTGTGGTAGGGAGTTATTGTTCTTCTAGATGACTATTGACTAAAGCAGGAGAGTCCCAACACTTTGTTTATGGTAGATAAAAGCAATTGTTTTTGGAAGACTGAATTCATTAAGATATACTAATGATAAGTGCTTAGtgctacattgatttttttcccccagcacaggcttgtgatttcatttatgtgGAGAATGCTTGCTATGGcagcccctttttcttttttttcattttttcttttttttttagtgaggcaattggggtaaagtgacttgcccaaggtcacacagctagtaagtgttaagtgtctgaggccggatttgaactcaggtactcctgactccagggccaatgctctatccactgcgccagctagctgcccccccctttttctttcaatTCAAATCAGTTCAACACCTCATCTACAAACTAGTCTCAGAGCTACCTGGGGGTATAGAGGACTATAAGTGATTTGGGTAGGGCCAAACAGCCACACCAGAAGTGGCTTTCAGTCCACCACACCACAATGTCTACTACACACAAGCAAAGggcattatcattattatggatCACGATAATTTCCAGTATCGAATCCATTGATGAATTAAAAATTAGTTAATCTAGGACACAAGTACACTCTAGAAAGTGTTTCTGATAGGCTTGCAGATACCAAATATTAGcatgttttgaatttttttgatTAGAAATTAAATTATGCTAATACTAATTTTTTCAGAAAGACTAAATTATATCCATAGATGCTAAGGAGTCATAAATTTAGGTTAACCATGGTgtttctccccctgccccttcccaCCATTGCAGTATTATAAGAGAATTAATGATGGTCAGAAAAAAAGCTTTCACACTGAAAACATCAGATCGTGTGCCTGAGAAGATTATATCTCTCCACTTGACTGAAGAATGACGATCTTCAGTGAAGGGCTAAGCCTTCTTCCATTCAGAGGTGCTCAGACTTACTGTAGTTGGGGAAGTGGCGGTTTTTCAGTTCTGGGTGGCTTCAGTTCAGGCGCGGGGTGTTTAGGTGCCAAGGCTGGTGGTTTGGGTGTCACAGGGGGGACAAAGAGTCCAGGTTTGATAGCTTCTCTTATAGGCTGTAACTCTCCCACCTTTATCAGTTTGGGTTTATTGACTGGGATTGGAGGGGGTTCAGTCAGAGGTGATCCTTGAAGTGGTCCTCGAGGAGACAGGTGGATGGATTTTAACTTATCACAGCTTTTGGAGGTATTCAGAAGGTGACTGACAGATACAACCTCTGGAGAAGCTGGTTTTCTGAAGTTGGGCATAGGAGGTAGATTTCCCAGGGGCGGGTCGCTCTGTCTCCTACTGGGAGAAGGTGCTTTCAGATTAGGCTCTGGCCTCCAAGAAGAGATCACTTCTCTCTTCAGATCCTCAGGATTGATTTCCGGCAGCCCTcttttgggaggtgggggaggatggAGAGGTGCAGAGCTCTTGCTGGAAAAGGAGTGAGATCGCTGTGTTTCGGAGTAGGTCGGCTTTCTTACAGTGGGAATAGGAGGTGGAGGGTAAGTTGGTGGGTGAATCATGATATCTGCCAAAGTAAGAAGTAAACAGCCTTTCAAAGAAGGTAATTGACTGGTTTATTCAACGTGCTATGCGTAGTAGAAAGGACACTAGATTAGGAGTTGGAAGACCTGGTTTGAATtacagctctgccatttatttaCTCCTTGTTTGACCTACAAGGTCTTTTCCACGgctaaatctaggattctatgaatCCAACAAATTTAAGCCCCTCTTAAAGGAGACTCGAAATTTTCATAGGCTATAGTCAATAGTCTATTTTCATGGGGCTTAAAGTCTAGTATAGTGGATAAGACAGACGGATAACTATGATATGCAACAATATCTAAGTACATTAATGGTGGCACAAAACAAAGGGCTATTAAGAGATCTAAGATAGATATGAGCTAGGGGCAATAAtgtatcagggaaggcttcccagaggagGTGGCATTGAAGTTGGGCTAGGATTCAAAAAGTCAAACAgcaagagcatttcaggcataagGGACAATGTGAACAAAGATGTGAGAAGAAGGATAGTTTAAGTGGAAGAACATGCATAGGTACatttgcacatatatacacatacatgtgcatacatctatatatctgtaaaataacctTAACATGGCAGGTTTAGAgactaataatgataatgatgctattttccacttctattgtactataaggtttgcaaagtgcttttatcttatgaggtaggtgctattattatctccattttacagatgagaaaactgaaaataaagaagttaagggacttgcctagggtcacatatctagtaaatgactaaggtgagatttgaattcaggtctttctgactctatccagtgcaccactcagctgcctctATGTTCCAGTTGACCAACACGAGTCCTCTCAATTGTGGAGGTCAGTCGATTGATTATCCCTCAAACATGCCTTGTAAATTCTCACATCCAAGCCTTTAATCCTACCATTACCCATCATCCTCTGCAGCCTGGAATTTCCTCTCTTGTTCACTTCTCCCTACCTTAATTCTACCCATTCTTCAAGGAttggttcaaatctctcctcttccaaaagaaaaaacttcttttttttgacCATCTTTTTGACCTTGACCATCCTTGCTTTCATCACTCTTTCCTTTGAAGTCCTTCTCCAGATTGCTGTCACTCACTCAgaacttaaccttttttgcatcatggaaccctttggcagtctggtaatgtccttttctcagaatcatgtagttaaataattgaaggaaatattgCATTCCAGTTAGTGgtcagtaaaaataaagatgtcatttttttccccatccaaattcatggatTCCCTAAGATGTATCCACGGATAGGCCATTTAGGGGTCTAAGAACCCCTGCTTCATGCCCTTTTGGAGTCTCAATGGGATCTTAACCAGAGATTGTGATGCTGTGccaatcactgaacctctctaaACATAAATTttccctcatttgaaaaataggaataaaagtcATTCTCCTTGTCTCATAGCATTATTGTACagaaagctctttttaaaaattttatattcacTTTTGCTAACTACCGTTGCTCGGCACTAGTCTGGGGGGTTCACAAGGAGCTCCTTATCCTAAAGTAGAGGTACTTTACCTTTCTATGGGCCTTCAGATTCATTGCagtcagattaaaatgcaatcaatggttttaaacaaaataaatacaacacaacagagataatgttaatatatggttttcttttggggtggtggtggtagggcaatgagggttaagtgacttgcccagggtcacacagttagtaagtgtcaagagtctgaggccggatttgaactcaggtcctcctgaatccagggccagtgctctatccactgcgtcacctagctgtccctaatctgtggttttctaaattaatatgcaGCCTACAGGgatatttctatttgagtctgacagcACTGTCTTAAATGACCTCACAAATCCACTTTGTGACACAAGAATCATACACAGAGTGAACACCAAAAGATGGCAGCACACATTCGTGTGTTAGGTTGTGCCAAGTTGCTTAAACTTACAGAAGTAGGGAGAAAGCTTAACAGACTGTAGAGCTCCACTATCCCACCCTATTTGGttaacagaggagaaaactgaagcccagagaggggaggggaaatgtCTGCAGATCACAGATTACAGATCACAGATCATCTCGCCATAATCCCTCATTTCATTGATGAGGACACCAAGGCCCAGCGTCAGTATGATtttcccaaagacagaaaggtgGCTAAGCCCAGGTCCCTAGAACTTTGAGCCCAGTACATTTTCTATTATGCCACAAGTCACCCACCACGCTGATGTTCTCAAGCCTTGCTCCCTCCAGCACTTCGCATAATCCCCACTACAAAATTCACAGGAATAATGGTCATTTAAGAGGTTTCAGAAAAAGCCAGGTTAATATCTACCTTCAATTTTCACCGAGTCTGGGGTATCGGGCTCCATGTAGGAGTCATCTTCATCATCGTGTTCATAGTCTGTTTATGTGAGCATGAAgggaagaaaatttttaaaaaatgattcaattCCATGTAAGGCCCCCATGGAAGACACAAAGATAAGACGGATATAATCTCTGTTGTAAAGAAACTCAGGaacttaataaaagaaaaacatcctGGATACAAGtgaatattatacaaattagGACATGGTAAGGGAATATAAGAGAACAGATAGAGAACTCACTTCCTGAGGCCCTAAGGCTCAGGGAATGCTGCCTGGAGGAGGAAGCATTTAGTTGAAccttaacagatgaggaagatCTCACTAAGGGACAGTAGGCAGGTGAGAAAAGGGGATACTAGGCATAAAGAACAGCCTAAGCAAAGGTGGAGGAGGTGGGCAATATTCATTTCTCTGAAGCAGAGAATAAACTTTGTTTAGGAGCAAACAACCTTATAGTAGTTTAACATCAAGCCAGTTCTTAGTAAGCCTGTTGGGCTTAAATCAGGGTTTTAGGTGGGAGTTCAGTTTTTAAATTGCTAGCTAAACAAAATTTACatgcgcgtgcgcgcacacacacacacacacacacacacacacacacacacacataatgtaaaGGAATTGACCGATCCTTTTCTCTGTTGCCAGAGGACACAGAACCACTTCCTTTCATTTGGATACACGTACTTCCAGGGAGGGGGGGGAAGCACCCAGAACTGAGTGCAAGAGGCTTTCATGGTGTTCAGGAGAGAGGCAGGTCAGGGTGAGGAAGGGGCAGGGGTAGGAAACTCCCCAGATGGAGAAGGCACACAGTGTGCTAAGGCTCACCTTCGTTATCAGTGGGATATGGGGACAGACTGATATCAATGGGACGTTCCACAGAGCCATAGAAGCTATCCGTGTCAGAACTAGAGTCgctacaagaggaaaaaaatgcagaaaagaaagagaggatttAACACACACCCATAAGCCAGTTTCTACCCCAGAGGACTTTACAGGCCCAGACAAGGGGAAGTTTTGGCCGATCATACCCCAGACACCTTGTAACAcatttagtggaaagagccctgaattaGAAATTAGAAGATTCAGGtgcaagtcctgactctgacccTCACTAgctttatgtgactttgggcaaatgaaTTCATGCAACTaccagcttccccatctgtaaaatgaagggagtgaaTTAAATGACCCtcaactctaaatcccatgacTGTGTTATCCTGCGGATTAATTTACTAGTTGTTATCTTTCATGTCactgttgtattatattttttttctttgtttgataTTCTTAATATATCACTCTATCCATGGTGTCATTCCTTTCTTTGCTCAGAATCCTTTGATGGCTCCCCAGGGCCTAGAGAATAAAATCCAAACTGCTTAATCTGGTATTCCAAACTCTTCAAAATTTGGTTCCAATCTCCGTTGTTTACAGCCCTCTCTCACCATTTCTTTATGTATCTTAGCAAAATGATCTCAATTTAAGTTGATTTAAATTAAGTGATCTCACTTAATTTGCTTTGACTCTTTTCTGTATCAAGCTGTTGAAATCTATCTCATTGTTAGGGACCAAGTTTAAATGCCACTTCTTCCAAAGACTCCTGgatctccccaagatggaaattATCTTCCTTCTCCTCAAAACTCTTAGAGAATGTTGCTTATACTCTCACTTCTGCCCCATATCATACTTTAATTTGTATGATAATTATTTGTGTCTCTCTGAAGACAGGGGCTGTGCTATGTCTCACTCATCTCTCTCACACAGAGCCCAGCACAGGATCTCACAAGTGctaatttaattcaactcaacaaatattcattaaacatCTGCTACGAACAGGCCTTTTGGCTTTTAGCAAGGGGTAGAAGTTGTCCTGGAAGAGCTCAGTATCTACTACAGGGAATGTGATACATACTTGAATAAGTATGATTTGTTATGCAGAATGTAGAAAAAGGCTATTTCTGAAATGGATCTCTCTGCAGAGACAAAGCATAATAGGAACAAAGGGAGAGATTCCAAAAAGTATTAGAAGATCTGAGGAGGAAGAGCTCACTTTTAGCTAGAGAGGAAATCTggggaggcttcctggagaaggcaaTAATTGACCtaatccttgaaggaagagaagggtctCCATaggtggaggaaaggagagaagtaaCGCAGGTAAGGGAGATGGCCTGTGTGAATGCACAGAATGAAATAGGGCCAGGGTCAAGCTGGAAGAGTCCTTAAAGGCCGCTGAAAGTCCAAcaacctcatttgacagataaggaggtttagagaggttaagtgacttgtccagggtcacatagctagtcagaggcaagattcaaactcaggcctttcaGAGTCTGTTCAAGTCTAACACTGAAAAACCTGGTCTGGAACATGGAGtgtataaagggaaataatgtgagATGAGGCTGGAAAAACAGGCTGCAGTCACACTGCTGGGGTGAGGGCTGGGGCAGGGGGGCACTTATGCCAGGAAGAGAGGTCTGGATTTTCTTCCATATGCAATGGGGAGCCTTTAAATATATGCTAAATCAACAAACACAGAACAAAAAGTGGCTTTGTTTGGAGCACTCCAACAAGCTCCATTTTGGAAAGaatgtgacccccccccccaaataatcacCAAACAGCTACATACCTGAAATCCAATGAAGGCTCTTTCTTCTCATGGTAGTGGCCTATTTCTTTCCTTAGCAGGGCCATCCAACTCtgaaagaggaggggggaagcCACACTTTACCTTCTGGTTATAAATATGGATTAAATACACATTACAGCCTGCAGGAGGAGATTGGAAGCAGATGTGCAGAGACGGCCACTAAGTTCATTTTACCTTCATAGGTTCAAGTGCTATAAAGggcattagaggggcagctaggtggcacagtggatagagcactggctctggagtcaggaggacctgagttcaaatccggcctcagaccctcgacaattactagctgtgtgaccctaggcaagtcacttaagcccaattgcccccccccacaaaacaaaacaccccccaaaataaaaaacaaaggacattagagattatctagctTAACTTTCCCCTTCTACAGATGATGAGCTGTCTTTTGGCCAAGGAGATGTGTTTATTATCTGAGCTACTACTTGAAAATCACCTTTCTTTCATCTTCAGAAGAGGCGGAAAAGAACCAGGTTCGGTGCTTCTTGCTGATGTGAACTATCTTGAAGGGAAAGACGTTGTTTGATGTTGTTTCTTCAGCAGCACGCATTACCCTGGAAGACAAACAGTACAATATCAAGAAAGTGTAGAAACATGATGGAGTGGAAAGAACCTTGGTCTGGACAGCAAGAAACCTGgtttctagtcccagctctgtcaATGGCATGCTGCGTGGCTTTGGGTAAATTGTTAAACCTCTCTGCGCCATATGTTACCCACATCTTTCTGTTTTGGTCCTCCAACAAAACTTTCCCTCATCCCCCAGCCAGTAATGACTCCACCCCTCAGACCACGAACTCCTTCCATAACATCCCCTACAAAGGATCATGTCACTCTTGCTTGCAAACCTCTGGTAGCAGGTAATCTACTACTTTCTGAGTCCATTATGAAGTTTCTCTTTACATCGAGACAAAATATATCTGTAACTTCAACCCAGTTCTGCATCCTGGGGCCAAATCCAATACTTGTAATCCCACAGTATTACATCATAGCTGTCTCCCAATATCATAATTATCAATGTTagtgccccctctccccccaatcaGGGTACCAGCACTCTAGACACAGCTGACAATGTTTGTTGAaacaaatgaatacatgaatgctCTATATTGCCACGTGAAGCTTAGTGACATTTAAGGGCCTGCTGGGTGCACAAAACAGCTTCTATTTTGGCTAATATCAGCCCATATCACAATCTCCGGGCTTCCTCTCCATTGCCTGTTCTTGCAAAGCCTCTAAAGGGAGAGGGCCAGTGTGGTCTCCCTCACCAAGCTCAGCTAAGTAGCTGGAGGTAGGTCTGAGCACTTCTCAAGTTCGAATGACTCAACTCGCCTTCTCAGATGAGCTTGTCAACCATCCAGGATGTGGGGTTATTTAGCAGAAATGAGAAAGCTGGGGAGGGACAGACTGGTATTATGACTGAGAGCTGTAGCTGCTGTCAGCCCCCTCACACACCAGTTAGAGGGGTTGTGGATTTTAGACCACCCCTGACTGCTCTTAGCTCTAGCTATTTAGCACAGCCTGCTCTCCTTTAggtatctctatccctatcttaTCTGCTCCCTCTCCCTTGCCCCTCTATGGACTCTAGGTGTCTCCAGGGCAGGGAATGTCTCCTGTTCATCTTTCTTCCCGCTGTGTGTCCCACAGGGCCTGGTCCACAGGTGCTCAGTATATGCTTGCTGCATGGATGTTCTTCGGGAAGGCTCTGGCATTTACAAAtagtgcaaccctgggcaagtcacttaagctctctgagtTCCAATAAAATGACAAAACTATCACAATAATTACATAGTAtgttaatgtttgcaaagcacttcaggACAAGAATGCATTCTGGAACACTGACTAAGGACTATCAGTTCCAGCCTTGGCATTAGGCAAAGCTCCCTTGAAATCCAGTTCTTTTGCCTTTAACTCAGGGATAACAACAACCCTTATCCCATACCCAACCTTATTAGGCTTGGGGGTCAGACAGTTACCGACATAGACCAATACAAGTGATAAAAGTAATTAACTGAGAACATATGGGAACAACTCAGTGGAAGGTGGTGGTGGGTAGTCTTGTTAGATTTCATAGAAAATGGGGGTCAGGCCAAGAATGCTTTCCTACCCATGGTATGAAGTCAACTCACCGATTGTAGCCACTCAGAGAGAAGGCCCCCTGCGGAGATGCTGATGTGCTACTCTTAAAGTAATAAATACATCTCTTGTGGATAATCACAAACCGCAGTGGCCCtggagacagaaaaaggaaaatttattttaatatgttttgttgattcttcttttaaaaaagtatcattttcccaaaATATCCTTTGCCCTTTTCTTGACCTGGCATTTCTCTCCTGTTATAGGCTTGCAAAAACACTTTACCTGGCATAGCTCATTTGCTCCTCAAAACTACCCTTGGAGGTGGTACTAAtgtaacccattttacagatgaggaaactgaggttcagagagattggCTTATTTGTTCATAggagctagtaagtataaggAGTGAGATTCCATACCCCATTCTTGTCCGATTCCTTGTCTAAACAAAGTTTCAGGAGACAACTGTTAGCTATGGAATTCCTAAGAACAAAGCCACCATTGTCACATACAAATTCTTTTGTGGGGCCCCATTTGAAACAAGCAAATCCCCAAATCAGACTCTCAAATTCTATTAGAGTCTTCAACTCCAGTAGAATTAGAAGCATCCGAGCTGGAAGGGGTATTGGAGATCATGCTCTccttacacaggaggaaactgagactcagagaatcaTTCCCAATAACATAGGTAATAAGGAGCACTGTCAGGGTCACACCCAGGTCCAGCCCTCTTCTCAGACTTGTAGGGCAGCTTACTGAGAGGAAAAGAATTGAGGACTCTGATACCCCAATGGATATTAATTCCactttttggacatttttttccAACACTGTATGACAAgagcataaaatattttaaggggGTATCATAGTActgtggaaagggcactggatttacAATCTGAAGACCCAAATTTGAATCCTCTTTCTGTTATTTAcattctctgtgaccctgggcaaatcactgaaggtctctgagcttcagtttcgtcatctgtaaaaggaggttaGACTAAATCACTTTGAAGATCTCTTCCagtgctaaatctatgatctgttaCATGGAAAAGGGAATTCTACTTGTTTTGTCTGGCCTCAGAAGGTAGACCTGGGAATGAAAATTAAGAATTGTAGAGAGAGATTTCAGCTTACTATTAAAAACCAAATGAAGCTTCCTAACACAAGGAATGAGTTCCTCATCATTAGTGGTATTCAAGTGTCACATGAAAAACATTTTGTGAGGGAATGGATTAGATGGCTTCGgggatttttttctaactctgacCTCCCCCTGCCTTCTCATCATGTGCCATTCTTAGCCATGTCTTTGCTGAAGATGATGTtaataatagctggtatttataaagcactgttacatacatgacctcatttgatttGGTTTGAAAAGCACTGTTACATACATGacctcacttgattctcacaacaacccccaagggaggtgctgttatcatcctcatttttgcaaatgaggaaagtgaagctgagtttgtgacttgaccaaggtcacatagctagtaagtcctGAGTCCAAGTGCACCACT from Dromiciops gliroides isolate mDroGli1 chromosome 6, mDroGli1.pri, whole genome shotgun sequence encodes the following:
- the SH3BP2 gene encoding SH3 domain-binding protein 2 isoform X3 — its product is MDSLVQRKYSFGAAYSKKAMCRINTFSLMASEEQHWPVPMKAIGAQNLLTMPGGVVKSGYLHKKGGTQLQLLKWPLRFVIIHKRCIYYFKSSTSASPQGAFSLSGYNRVMRAAEETTSNNVFPFKIVHISKKHRTWFFSASSEDERKSWMALLRKEIGHYHEKKEPSLDFSDSSSDTDSFYGSVERPIDISLSPYPTDNEDYEHDDEDDSYMEPDTPDSVKIEDIMIHPPTYPPPPIPTVRKPTYSETQRSHSFSSKSSAPLHPPPPPKRGLPEINPEDLKREVISSWRPEPNLKAPSPSRRQSDPPLGNLPPMPNFRKPASPEVVSVSHLLNTSKSCDKLKSIHLSPRGPLQGSPLTEPPPIPVNKPKLIKVGELQPIREAIKPGLFVPPVTPKPPALAPKHPAPELKPPRTEKPPLPQLQRSPPDGQSFRSFSFEKPSVSAKFDTSCEDSDEDYEKVPLPNSIFVNTTESYEVENLFKATDPRGQPQDGLYCIRNSSKTGKVLVVWDESFNKVRNYRIFEKDSRFYLEGELLFVSIGSLVEHYYTHVLPGHKTLLLQHPYGYSGPR
- the SH3BP2 gene encoding SH3 domain-binding protein 2 isoform X1 — encoded protein: MEGWTLKSQKAMEAALKRLSGIGASLEGDLEGCRCKEKARAAQGVSSKKQPAERCASCIHVHERRDSAWEHLMASEEQHWPVPMKAIGAQNLLTMPGGVVKSGYLHKKGGTQLQLLKWPLRFVIIHKRCIYYFKSSTSASPQGAFSLSGYNRVMRAAEETTSNNVFPFKIVHISKKHRTWFFSASSEDERKSWMALLRKEIGHYHEKKEPSLDFSDSSSDTDSFYGSVERPIDISLSPYPTDNEDYEHDDEDDSYMEPDTPDSVKIEDIMIHPPTYPPPPIPTVRKPTYSETQRSHSFSSKSSAPLHPPPPPKRGLPEINPEDLKREVISSWRPEPNLKAPSPSRRQSDPPLGNLPPMPNFRKPASPEVVSVSHLLNTSKSCDKLKSIHLSPRGPLQGSPLTEPPPIPVNKPKLIKVGELQPIREAIKPGLFVPPVTPKPPALAPKHPAPELKPPRTEKPPLPQLQRSPPDGQSFRSFSFEKPSVSAKFDTSCEDSDEDYEKVPLPNSIFVNTTESYEVENLFKATDPRGQPQDGLYCIRNSSKTGKVLVVWDESFNKVRNYRIFEKDSRFYLEGELLFVSIGSLVEHYYTHVLPGHKTLLLQHPYGYSGPR
- the SH3BP2 gene encoding SH3 domain-binding protein 2 isoform X2; translated protein: MRGRLHLVWFGIKSVHWDMKNQTLPIVPPRELLMASEEQHWPVPMKAIGAQNLLTMPGGVVKSGYLHKKGGTQLQLLKWPLRFVIIHKRCIYYFKSSTSASPQGAFSLSGYNRVMRAAEETTSNNVFPFKIVHISKKHRTWFFSASSEDERKSWMALLRKEIGHYHEKKEPSLDFSDSSSDTDSFYGSVERPIDISLSPYPTDNEDYEHDDEDDSYMEPDTPDSVKIEDIMIHPPTYPPPPIPTVRKPTYSETQRSHSFSSKSSAPLHPPPPPKRGLPEINPEDLKREVISSWRPEPNLKAPSPSRRQSDPPLGNLPPMPNFRKPASPEVVSVSHLLNTSKSCDKLKSIHLSPRGPLQGSPLTEPPPIPVNKPKLIKVGELQPIREAIKPGLFVPPVTPKPPALAPKHPAPELKPPRTEKPPLPQLQRSPPDGQSFRSFSFEKPSVSAKFDTSCEDSDEDYEKVPLPNSIFVNTTESYEVENLFKATDPRGQPQDGLYCIRNSSKTGKVLVVWDESFNKVRNYRIFEKDSRFYLEGELLFVSIGSLVEHYYTHVLPGHKTLLLQHPYGYSGPR
- the SH3BP2 gene encoding SH3 domain-binding protein 2 isoform X5 produces the protein MASEEQHWPVPMKAIGAQNLLTMPGGVVKSGYLHKKGGTQLQLLKWPLRFVIIHKRCIYYFKSSTSASPQGAFSLSGYNRVMRAAEETTSNNVFPFKIVHISKKHRTWFFSASSEDERKSWMALLRKEIGHYHEKKEPSLDFSDSSSDTDSFYGSVERPIDISLSPYPTDNEDYEHDDEDDSYMEPDTPDSVKIEDIMIHPPTYPPPPIPTVRKPTYSETQRSHSFSSKSSAPLHPPPPPKRGLPEINPEDLKREVISSWRPEPNLKAPSPSRRQSDPPLGNLPPMPNFRKPASPEVVSVSHLLNTSKSCDKLKSIHLSPRGPLQGSPLTEPPPIPVNKPKLIKVGELQPIREAIKPGLFVPPVTPKPPALAPKHPAPELKPPRTEKPPLPQLQRSPPDGQSFRSFSFEKPSVSAKFDTSCEDSDEDYEKVPLPNSIFVNTTESYEVENLFKATDPRGQPQDGLYCIRNSSKTGKVLVVWDESFNKVRNYRIFEKDSRFYLEGELLFVSIGSLVEHYYTHVLPGHKTLLLQHPYGYSGPR
- the SH3BP2 gene encoding SH3 domain-binding protein 2 isoform X4; this encodes MKMRRCSQPLRPCLMASEEQHWPVPMKAIGAQNLLTMPGGVVKSGYLHKKGGTQLQLLKWPLRFVIIHKRCIYYFKSSTSASPQGAFSLSGYNRVMRAAEETTSNNVFPFKIVHISKKHRTWFFSASSEDERKSWMALLRKEIGHYHEKKEPSLDFSDSSSDTDSFYGSVERPIDISLSPYPTDNEDYEHDDEDDSYMEPDTPDSVKIEDIMIHPPTYPPPPIPTVRKPTYSETQRSHSFSSKSSAPLHPPPPPKRGLPEINPEDLKREVISSWRPEPNLKAPSPSRRQSDPPLGNLPPMPNFRKPASPEVVSVSHLLNTSKSCDKLKSIHLSPRGPLQGSPLTEPPPIPVNKPKLIKVGELQPIREAIKPGLFVPPVTPKPPALAPKHPAPELKPPRTEKPPLPQLQRSPPDGQSFRSFSFEKPSVSAKFDTSCEDSDEDYEKVPLPNSIFVNTTESYEVENLFKATDPRGQPQDGLYCIRNSSKTGKVLVVWDESFNKVRNYRIFEKDSRFYLEGELLFVSIGSLVEHYYTHVLPGHKTLLLQHPYGYSGPR